A genome region from Sphingobium sp. CR2-8 includes the following:
- a CDS encoding queuosine precursor transporter: MTSSPALISRSLFSFSIFYGGMVCIAGVLGNKQVALGPLAAIGPMVGLGPLAVEAGIFAFLLLVTISSAVAELHGRAIATRLVQIGFLPLIASILLSIVVLAAPAAGDMDPKRAEAFAMMMGGTPRIWLGGIIAYGISQTLNVTLFAALKGREGSRMLWLRAATASILSQIVDTLLFVSIAFYGVFPIGELLLGQMLAKVLLSAILVPPVIYLLVALGRRLDR, encoded by the coding sequence ATGACCTCCTCGCCCGCGCTCATCAGCCGTTCGCTCTTTTCCTTTTCGATCTTCTATGGCGGCATGGTCTGCATCGCAGGCGTGCTGGGCAACAAGCAGGTGGCGTTGGGACCGCTGGCGGCGATCGGGCCGATGGTGGGGCTGGGGCCGCTGGCGGTGGAGGCGGGTATTTTCGCCTTCCTGCTGCTGGTCACCATTTCCAGCGCGGTGGCGGAATTGCATGGTCGCGCCATTGCCACCCGGCTGGTCCAGATCGGCTTCCTGCCGCTGATCGCATCCATCCTGCTGTCGATCGTCGTGCTGGCCGCACCGGCGGCGGGCGACATGGACCCCAAGCGGGCTGAAGCCTTTGCCATGATGATGGGCGGCACGCCGCGCATCTGGCTGGGCGGGATCATCGCCTATGGCATTTCGCAGACGCTGAACGTGACTTTGTTCGCGGCTCTCAAGGGGCGGGAAGGCAGCCGGATGCTGTGGCTGCGCGCTGCGACCGCCAGCATCCTGTCGCAGATCGTGGACACGCTGCTGTTCGTGTCGATCGCCTTTTACGGGGTGTTCCCGATCGGCGAACTGCTGCTGGGGCAGATGCTGGCGAAGGTGCTGTTGTCGGCCATTTTGGTGCCGCCGGTCATCTATCTGCTGGTCGCGCTGGGGCGGCGGCTGGATCGCTGA
- a CDS encoding Ppx/GppA family phosphatase, whose protein sequence is MNSMLSRVRAVAESMATSPEPAHARTAIIDIGSNSVRLVVYDGPRRIPFILFNEKVMAGLGASLAKTGAIEPEAMDRGLRAIGRFAHLCRAMKVADIRCVATAAVRDATNGAEFITRAKAMGLTVELLTGAQEAIGAAMGVLSGIPQADGIVGDLGGGSLELARIRHGAVEQTISLPLGVLRLPQIRAKGPRALERMVAKMLEKAGWSPEPDLPFYLVGGSWRALARFDMQLTSFPLPVVHQYEMSAARAEQLTRIVSHVDRARLKQIPAMTGSRVPTLPDATALLSIVVRQLKSSRMIVSAYGLREGLLYEALPEDIRAHDPLLVAAEAEGEAQARFRGHGDRIERWIAPLFPDDDVAARRIRRAACLLADVSWRANPDFRAERGVEIALHSNWVGITAAERAMLGQALCSHFGGSVSALNSLDRIATPEALRRAVLWGLAIRLAQRLSGGVEGPLAVSHLARQGDRIDLHLRDGDADLYGEAVERRLRNLAQAMGLKYRLLAG, encoded by the coding sequence ATGAATTCGATGCTCAGCCGGGTGCGCGCGGTCGCCGAAAGCATGGCCACCTCGCCCGAGCCAGCCCATGCCCGCACGGCGATCATCGACATCGGGTCGAACAGCGTCCGCCTGGTCGTGTATGACGGGCCACGGCGTATTCCCTTCATCCTCTTCAACGAGAAGGTGATGGCGGGGCTGGGCGCATCGCTGGCGAAAACCGGCGCGATCGAGCCGGAGGCAATGGACCGGGGCTTGCGCGCCATCGGGCGCTTCGCCCATCTGTGCCGCGCGATGAAGGTCGCCGACATACGCTGCGTCGCCACCGCCGCCGTGCGCGACGCGACCAACGGGGCCGAGTTCATCACCCGCGCCAAGGCGATGGGCCTGACGGTCGAATTGCTGACCGGCGCGCAGGAAGCGATCGGCGCGGCGATGGGGGTGCTGTCGGGCATTCCGCAGGCGGACGGGATCGTGGGCGACCTGGGCGGCGGCAGCCTGGAACTGGCGCGCATTCGTCATGGCGCGGTGGAGCAGACGATATCCCTGCCGCTGGGCGTGCTGCGCCTGCCGCAGATCCGGGCGAAGGGGCCGCGCGCGCTGGAGCGGATGGTCGCCAAGATGCTGGAGAAGGCGGGCTGGTCGCCGGAACCGGACCTGCCCTTCTATCTGGTGGGCGGATCGTGGCGGGCGCTGGCGCGGTTCGACATGCAACTGACCAGCTTTCCCCTGCCGGTCGTCCATCAATATGAGATGAGCGCGGCGCGGGCCGAACAGTTGACCCGGATCGTCAGTCATGTCGATCGGGCCCGGTTGAAGCAGATACCCGCCATGACCGGATCGCGCGTGCCGACCTTGCCGGACGCGACGGCGCTGTTGTCGATCGTGGTGCGGCAGTTGAAGTCCAGCCGAATGATCGTGTCGGCCTATGGCCTGCGCGAAGGGTTGCTCTACGAAGCCCTGCCGGAAGACATTCGCGCCCACGATCCGCTGCTGGTGGCGGCTGAGGCGGAAGGGGAGGCGCAGGCGCGCTTTCGCGGGCATGGCGACCGGATCGAGCGCTGGATCGCGCCGCTGTTTCCCGACGATGATGTGGCGGCCCGGCGCATTCGCCGCGCCGCTTGTCTGCTGGCCGATGTCAGCTGGCGCGCCAACCCGGATTTCCGGGCGGAGCGAGGGGTGGAGATCGCGTTGCATAGCAATTGGGTCGGCATCACGGCAGCGGAGCGCGCGATGCTGGGGCAGGCGCTGTGCAGTCATTTCGGCGGCAGCGTGTCTGCGCTGAACAGCCTCGATCGGATCGCCACGCCCGAAGCGCTGCGCCGCGCGGTGCTGTGGGGGCTGGCCATTCGCCTGGCCCAACGCCTGTCGGGCGGTGTCGAAGGGCCGCTGGCGGTATCGCATCTGGCGCGACAGGGTGATCGCATCGACCTGCACCTGCGCGATGGTGACGCCGACCTCTATGGCGAAGCGGTCGAGCGGCGGCTGCGCAATCTGGCGCAGGCGATGGGGCTGAAATACCGGTTGCTGGCGGGGTAG
- a CDS encoding RNA degradosome polyphosphate kinase encodes MAEADPSASLTLPSDRYFNRELSWLAFNQRVLEEAMNRAHPLLERLRFLSISGANMDEFFSVRVAGLKGQQLQNVDLRSADGLTPAQQVAALTEESTRLMVAQQKVWGAVHDELAQVGIEVIGPGSEMDDACGQWLREHFLTQIFPILTPQALDPAHPFPFIPNQGLSIIFDLERLSDKQPIRELVMIPPTLARFVRVPGEPARYMALEAVIRRFSADLFPGYRVRNSGVFRIIRDSDIEIEEEAEDLVRHFRSAIKRRRRGRVIRMEIEERIPEPVEEMLQDMLQGHEAVVVEVEGFIGIGDLSGIVDADRPDLKFEPYVPRFPERIAEYGSDCFAAIRAKDIVVHHPYEAFDVVVSFLKQAASDPDVVAIKQTLYRAGKQSAIIRALIDAAEAGKSVTAVVELKARFDEEQNLMWADALERAGVQVVYGFIDWKTHAKISMVIRREGEQFRSYCHFGTGNYHPITARIYTDLSFFTADPAYSRDAAALFNYITGYVEPERLEKLVMSPRDLRNTLCQLIDTEIDHARAGRPGTIWAKMNSLVDPAIIEKLYAASNAGVQIDLIVRGICCLRPGVPGMSENIRVKSVVGRFLEHSRIAVFGNGNALPNNGAKVFISSADWMQRNFDRRVEFMAPIENPTVHDQILDQVMVANLIDTEQSWSLDSDGHYTRLEPGDKPFNLHRYFMTNPSLSGRGAAFDNEAVPTLRLRGRA; translated from the coding sequence GTGGCCGAAGCCGATCCCTCCGCCAGCCTGACGCTGCCCAGCGACCGTTATTTCAACCGTGAGCTGTCCTGGCTGGCGTTCAACCAGAGGGTGCTGGAGGAGGCGATGAACCGCGCCCATCCGCTGCTGGAGCGGCTGCGCTTCCTGTCCATATCCGGCGCCAACATGGACGAGTTCTTCTCCGTCCGGGTTGCCGGGCTGAAGGGGCAGCAGTTGCAGAATGTCGATCTGCGCTCCGCGGACGGGCTGACCCCCGCGCAGCAGGTCGCCGCCCTGACCGAGGAAAGCACGCGACTGATGGTCGCGCAGCAGAAGGTGTGGGGCGCGGTGCATGACGAACTGGCGCAGGTCGGGATCGAGGTCATCGGTCCGGGCAGCGAGATGGACGACGCCTGCGGCCAGTGGCTGCGCGAACATTTCCTGACGCAGATTTTCCCGATCCTGACGCCGCAGGCGCTGGACCCGGCGCACCCCTTTCCCTTCATCCCCAATCAGGGGCTGTCGATCATCTTCGACCTGGAGCGCCTGTCGGACAAGCAGCCAATTCGCGAATTGGTGATGATTCCGCCGACGCTTGCGCGGTTCGTGCGCGTTCCCGGCGAACCGGCGCGCTATATGGCGCTGGAGGCGGTGATCCGGCGCTTTTCGGCCGACCTGTTCCCCGGCTATCGCGTCCGCAACAGCGGCGTGTTCCGCATCATCCGCGACAGCGACATCGAGATCGAGGAGGAGGCCGAGGATCTGGTCCGTCATTTCCGCAGCGCGATCAAGCGGCGGCGGCGCGGCCGGGTGATCCGCATGGAGATAGAGGAGCGCATCCCCGAGCCGGTGGAGGAGATGTTGCAGGACATGCTCCAGGGGCATGAGGCGGTGGTGGTCGAGGTGGAGGGCTTCATCGGCATCGGCGACCTGTCCGGCATCGTCGATGCCGACCGGCCCGACCTGAAGTTCGAACCCTATGTGCCGCGCTTCCCCGAACGCATCGCCGAATATGGCAGCGACTGTTTCGCGGCCATTCGGGCGAAGGACATCGTCGTCCATCATCCCTATGAAGCGTTCGACGTCGTCGTGTCCTTCCTCAAACAGGCGGCGTCCGACCCGGATGTCGTGGCGATCAAGCAGACGCTCTATCGTGCGGGCAAGCAGTCGGCGATCATCCGCGCCCTGATCGACGCGGCCGAAGCGGGCAAGTCCGTGACTGCCGTGGTCGAGCTGAAGGCCCGGTTCGATGAGGAACAAAATCTGATGTGGGCCGACGCGCTGGAGCGCGCGGGCGTGCAGGTGGTCTATGGCTTCATCGACTGGAAGACCCATGCCAAGATTTCCATGGTGATCCGGCGGGAGGGCGAGCAGTTCCGCAGCTACTGCCATTTCGGCACCGGCAATTATCACCCGATAACGGCACGGATTTACACCGACCTCAGCTTCTTCACGGCCGATCCGGCCTATAGCCGCGATGCGGCCGCGCTGTTCAATTACATCACCGGCTATGTGGAGCCGGAGCGGCTGGAAAAGCTGGTCATGTCGCCGCGCGACCTGCGCAATACGCTGTGTCAGCTGATCGATACGGAGATCGACCATGCGCGCGCCGGACGGCCGGGCACCATCTGGGCCAAGATGAACAGCCTGGTCGATCCGGCGATCATCGAGAAACTCTATGCGGCCAGCAATGCGGGGGTGCAGATCGACCTGATCGTGCGCGGCATATGCTGCCTGCGGCCCGGGGTTCCGGGCATGTCGGAGAATATCCGGGTGAAGTCGGTCGTCGGCCGCTTCTTGGAGCATAGCCGCATCGCCGTGTTCGGCAACGGCAACGCGCTGCCCAATAATGGCGCGAAGGTCTTCATCAGTTCGGCCGACTGGATGCAGCGCAATTTCGATCGGCGGGTGGAATTCATGGCGCCGATCGAAAATCCGACGGTGCACGACCAGATATTGGACCAGGTGATGGTCGCCAACCTGATCGATACCGAACAAAGCTGGTCGCTGGACAGCGATGGCCATTACACGCGGCTGGAGCCGGGCGACAAGCCGTTCAACCTGCACCGCTATTTCATGACCAACCCGTCGCTGTCGGGACGCGGGGCGGCGTTCGACAATGAAGCGGTGCCCACGCTGCGCCTGCGCGGAAGGGCCTGA
- a CDS encoding HdaA/DnaA family protein, with translation MSQISLPFEWHGGAEDGDFLVSDANAQAVAHLERWRDWPLSVSVLIGPPRSGRSTLARQFVAMSGGEIIDDAQDGDGQGPDEHRLFHAWNAAQTERRPLLMVGRTSPAGWPVALPDLRSRLAAVPHVVIEEPDEALARALIARAFDRAGASYAADVPDWLLRRVERSYGAIDAITQLLDRAALSSGRKISVAMAKEALQSAGFLPIVPLDPPPQQRE, from the coding sequence ATGAGCCAGATCAGCCTGCCCTTCGAATGGCATGGTGGCGCGGAGGATGGCGATTTCCTGGTCAGCGACGCCAATGCCCAGGCCGTCGCCCATCTAGAACGGTGGCGCGACTGGCCGCTATCGGTCAGCGTCCTGATCGGGCCGCCGCGATCGGGCCGCTCCACTCTGGCGCGCCAGTTCGTGGCGATGAGCGGGGGCGAAATCATCGACGACGCGCAGGACGGTGACGGACAGGGGCCGGACGAACATCGTCTGTTCCACGCCTGGAACGCGGCGCAGACAGAGCGTCGGCCATTGCTGATGGTCGGGCGCACGTCGCCTGCGGGCTGGCCCGTCGCGCTGCCCGACTTGCGGTCGCGCCTGGCCGCCGTGCCGCATGTGGTGATAGAGGAGCCGGACGAGGCGCTGGCCCGCGCCCTGATCGCGCGCGCGTTCGACCGGGCGGGTGCCAGCTATGCCGCCGACGTGCCCGACTGGTTGCTACGCCGCGTCGAGCGCAGCTATGGCGCGATCGACGCGATCACCCAATTGCTGGATCGTGCCGCATTGTCATCTGGACGCAAGATTTCTGTCGCAATGGCGAAAGAGGCTCTGCAATCCGCAGGTTTTCTGCCTATAGTCCCGCTCGATCCCCCTCCTCAGCAACGCGAGTAA
- a CDS encoding heavy-metal-associated domain-containing protein, translating to MSLSQTLSRPAAYVRLLSRPVQILFAIALGLAAAALFAQMEGERGVPPIASGGDFEVRGVKVDVQANDADSARYAGWRMAQRQAWRMLWARTHSGAGAPALSNSQIEAMVSGIEIDYEQAGPTRYVATLGILFDRARTGQLLGVSGNVMRSPPLLVIPVLWDGGSAVSYERTNEWQKAWARYRTGDSAIDYVRVAGSIADPILLNAGQTGRRGRLWWRVLLDQYGAADVVIPIARLDRAYPGGPVTGTFTARYGPDDSLIGSVTLRASNDGGIAKMMDEGARRIDELYIRALNDGRLRPDPSLIIEEPVDPATLEIENAIDAPVEAVDLPTVSTSAASFSIQFETPDVGSIGAGESTVRSIPGVRTATTSSLALGGTSVMQVSFDGTVDMLRAGLQARGYSVAASGNTLRITRRQASPPSQ from the coding sequence GTGAGCCTGAGCCAGACCCTTTCCCGCCCCGCAGCCTATGTTCGCCTGCTCTCGCGGCCCGTCCAGATCCTGTTCGCGATCGCGCTGGGGCTGGCCGCCGCCGCCCTGTTCGCGCAGATGGAGGGGGAGCGCGGCGTGCCGCCCATCGCCAGCGGTGGCGATTTCGAGGTGCGCGGCGTGAAGGTCGACGTCCAGGCCAATGACGCCGACAGCGCGCGCTATGCCGGTTGGCGCATGGCGCAGCGGCAGGCATGGCGCATGCTTTGGGCACGAACGCATAGCGGTGCTGGCGCCCCGGCGCTGTCCAATTCGCAGATCGAGGCGATGGTTTCGGGGATCGAGATCGATTATGAGCAGGCGGGGCCGACCCGCTATGTCGCGACCCTGGGCATCCTGTTCGATCGTGCGCGCACCGGCCAGTTGCTGGGCGTGTCGGGCAACGTGATGCGATCGCCGCCGCTGCTGGTCATTCCCGTGCTGTGGGATGGCGGATCGGCCGTGTCCTATGAACGCACGAACGAATGGCAGAAGGCCTGGGCGCGCTACCGCACTGGCGACAGCGCGATCGACTATGTCCGCGTCGCCGGCTCCATCGCCGATCCGATCCTGCTCAATGCCGGGCAGACCGGGCGGCGCGGGCGGCTGTGGTGGCGGGTGCTGCTCGACCAATATGGCGCGGCCGACGTGGTGATCCCGATCGCGCGGCTGGATCGCGCCTATCCCGGTGGGCCGGTGACCGGCACCTTCACCGCACGCTATGGTCCGGACGACAGCCTGATCGGCAGCGTGACGCTGCGCGCGTCGAACGATGGCGGCATCGCCAAGATGATGGACGAAGGCGCGCGCCGGATCGACGAACTCTATATCCGGGCGCTCAACGACGGCCGCCTGCGGCCCGACCCGTCGCTCATCATCGAGGAGCCGGTCGACCCCGCCACGCTGGAGATCGAGAATGCGATCGACGCGCCGGTCGAGGCGGTGGACCTGCCGACCGTGTCCACCAGCGCGGCCAGCTTCTCCATCCAGTTCGAGACGCCCGATGTCGGGTCGATCGGCGCAGGCGAATCGACGGTGCGGTCGATCCCCGGGGTGCGGACGGCCACGACCAGCAGCCTGGCGCTGGGCGGGACATCGGTGATGCAGGTCAGCTTCGACGGCACGGTCGACATGCTGCGCGCGGGCTTGCAGGCGCGGGGCTACAGCGTCGCGGCGTCGGGCAACACGCTGCGGATCACGCGGCGGCAGGCGTCCCCGCCGTCGCAATGA
- the purM gene encoding phosphoribosylformylglycinamidine cyclo-ligase, translating to MSDNESYSYAKAGVDIAAGNALVRAIAPLAKATRRPGADAELGGFGGFFDLKAAGYDDPLLVAANDGVGTKLKLAIDHDRHDGVGIDLVAMCANDLIVQGAEPLFFLDYYATGKLESGVAERVIAGIADGCRMAGCALIGGETAEMPGMYGPGDYDLAGFCVGAVERSKALTGIRVKAGDILIGLGSSGVHSNGFSLVRRLATDKGWRLDRPAIFDQDVLLIDALMAPTKIYVKSLLPLVRAGMINALAHITGGGLLENIPRVLPDGAHATVDADSWEQPRLMAFLQAQGHIEPEEMARTFNCGIGMVLAVDEAHVAAVTKSLEDTGETVFRIGTVGEGDKGCTVRGSVETWSAKADWSATHLG from the coding sequence ATGAGCGACAACGAATCCTACAGCTACGCCAAGGCTGGCGTCGACATCGCAGCGGGCAATGCCCTTGTCCGCGCCATCGCCCCCTTGGCCAAGGCGACACGTCGCCCCGGCGCGGACGCCGAACTGGGCGGCTTCGGCGGCTTCTTCGATCTGAAAGCGGCGGGCTATGACGATCCGTTGCTGGTCGCGGCCAATGACGGCGTCGGCACGAAGCTCAAGCTGGCGATCGATCATGACCGCCATGACGGCGTGGGAATCGACCTGGTTGCCATGTGCGCCAACGACCTGATCGTCCAGGGCGCCGAGCCCCTATTCTTCCTCGACTATTATGCCACCGGCAAGCTGGAAAGCGGCGTCGCCGAACGCGTGATCGCGGGCATCGCCGATGGCTGCCGCATGGCGGGCTGCGCGCTGATCGGCGGCGAAACCGCCGAAATGCCGGGTATGTATGGGCCTGGCGACTATGACCTGGCGGGTTTCTGCGTCGGCGCGGTCGAACGGTCCAAGGCACTGACCGGCATCCGCGTGAAAGCGGGTGACATACTCATCGGCCTCGGTTCGTCGGGCGTCCATAGCAACGGCTTCTCGCTCGTCCGCCGCCTCGCCACCGACAAGGGCTGGCGGCTCGACCGTCCCGCGATCTTCGATCAGGACGTGCTGCTGATCGACGCGCTGATGGCCCCCACGAAAATCTATGTGAAGAGCCTGCTGCCGCTGGTCCGCGCCGGCATGATCAATGCGCTCGCCCACATCACCGGCGGCGGCCTGCTGGAAAATATCCCCCGCGTCCTGCCCGATGGCGCCCACGCCACGGTGGATGCCGACAGCTGGGAACAGCCACGACTGATGGCCTTCCTTCAGGCGCAGGGTCATATCGAACCGGAAGAAATGGCGCGCACCTTCAACTGCGGCATCGGCATGGTGCTGGCGGTGGATGAAGCCCATGTCGCCGCCGTCACCAAGTCGCTGGAGGATACGGGCGAAACCGTGTTCCGCATCGGCACGGTCGGCGAAGGCGACAAGGGCTGCACCGTCCGGGGCAGCGTCGAAACCTGGAGCGCGAAGGCCGACTGGTCGGCCACGCATCTGGGCTAA
- the purN gene encoding phosphoribosylglycinamide formyltransferase: MTKAKVGVLISGRGSNMAALLYAAKAENCPYEIVLVAANDPDAPGLALAAAEGIATFGQSHKGLKRAEFDRIIDAQLRGAGAHYVALAGYMRLLSPEFVSGWENRMLNIHPSLLPKYKGLDTHRRAIDAGDSHAGCSVHIVTAELDDGPVLGQTPVAILPGDSEDSLAARILIAEHQLYSRALADFVTRERQPDWLLNKVRETALALPQADEVISHGMPCFGIVKGKKFAYVSRDHHGDGIIALLVKTTAPDEQAMLIESDPERYYRPTYFGDEWVGIRLDLGDTDWDHIAERLRSSWRQVAPRKLLGLMDIADQF, from the coding sequence ATGACCAAAGCAAAAGTCGGCGTCCTGATTTCTGGCCGTGGCTCCAACATGGCCGCCTTGCTCTACGCGGCGAAGGCCGAAAACTGCCCCTATGAGATCGTGCTGGTCGCCGCCAACGATCCCGATGCCCCCGGCCTCGCCCTCGCCGCCGCCGAAGGCATCGCGACCTTCGGCCAAAGCCATAAAGGCTTGAAGCGCGCCGAGTTCGACCGCATCATCGACGCGCAACTGCGTGGCGCCGGCGCCCATTATGTCGCGCTCGCCGGTTACATGCGCCTGCTCTCGCCGGAATTCGTATCCGGCTGGGAAAACCGGATGCTCAACATCCACCCCAGCCTGCTGCCCAAATATAAGGGGCTGGACACGCACCGGCGCGCGATCGACGCGGGCGACAGCCATGCCGGCTGCTCGGTCCATATCGTGACCGCCGAACTGGACGACGGCCCGGTGCTGGGCCAGACCCCGGTCGCGATCCTGCCGGGCGACAGCGAAGACAGCCTTGCCGCCCGCATCCTGATCGCCGAGCATCAGCTTTATTCCCGCGCCCTTGCCGATTTCGTGACCCGCGAGCGGCAACCCGACTGGCTGCTGAACAAGGTGCGCGAGACTGCCCTCGCCCTGCCGCAGGCGGACGAGGTCATCTCGCACGGCATGCCCTGTTTCGGCATCGTGAAGGGCAAGAAGTTCGCCTATGTCTCGCGCGATCATCATGGCGACGGCATCATCGCCCTGCTGGTGAAGACCACCGCGCCCGACGAACAGGCGATGCTGATCGAAAGCGACCCGGAGCGCTATTATCGCCCGACCTATTTCGGGGACGAGTGGGTCGGCATCCGCCTCGACCTGGGTGACACCGATTGGGACCATATCGCCGAACGGCTGCGATCAAGCTGGCGCCAGGTCGCGCCCAGAAAACTGCTGGGCCTTATGGACATCGCCGACCAGTTCTGA
- a CDS encoding ABC transporter ATP-binding protein yields the protein MTDTHTTAPTAAIEIRNLTKVYKGGKRALDGINLSIPRGQIYGLLGPNGAGKSTTINILAGMVNKTEGDVSIWGFDIDANPRNAKNSIGIVPQEIVFDPFFTPFETLENQAGFYGVPKDKRRSMELLRAVHLEDKAHAYARTLSGGMKRRLLVAKAMVHSPPILVLDEPTAGVDVQLRQQLWAYVRELNAIGVTIVLTTHYLEEAEELCDRIGIINHGKVITDKPTRELLAMAQEKVVQVTVDRDVTAIPDAPCFEKVELSDDRTLTITYLKDRANAGQVLSAVQASGLAIVDVVTRDPDLEDVFLNLTAAA from the coding sequence ATGACCGACACGCACACCACCGCCCCCACCGCCGCGATCGAGATCCGCAACCTCACCAAAGTCTATAAAGGCGGCAAGCGCGCGCTCGACGGCATCAACCTGTCCATCCCGCGCGGCCAGATCTACGGCCTGCTCGGTCCCAACGGCGCGGGCAAGTCGACCACGATCAATATCCTGGCCGGTATGGTGAACAAGACCGAAGGCGATGTCAGCATCTGGGGCTTCGACATCGACGCCAATCCGCGCAATGCGAAGAATTCGATCGGCATCGTGCCCCAGGAAATCGTGTTCGACCCCTTCTTCACCCCGTTCGAAACGCTGGAGAATCAGGCCGGCTTCTACGGGGTGCCCAAGGACAAGCGCCGCTCGATGGAATTGCTGCGCGCCGTCCATCTGGAGGACAAGGCGCATGCCTATGCCCGCACGCTATCGGGCGGCATGAAGCGCCGCCTGCTGGTCGCCAAGGCGATGGTGCACAGTCCCCCGATCCTGGTGCTGGACGAGCCGACGGCGGGCGTCGACGTCCAACTGCGCCAACAGCTCTGGGCCTATGTCCGCGAACTCAACGCCATTGGCGTCACCATCGTGCTGACCACCCATTATCTGGAGGAGGCCGAAGAGCTGTGCGACCGCATCGGCATCATCAACCATGGCAAGGTCATCACCGACAAGCCGACCCGCGAATTGCTTGCCATGGCGCAGGAGAAGGTGGTGCAGGTCACGGTCGATCGCGACGTGACGGCGATTCCCGATGCGCCCTGCTTCGAAAAGGTCGAACTGTCCGACGACCGCACGCTGACCATCACCTACCTGAAAGACCGCGCCAATGCCGGACAGGTGCTGAGCGCCGTCCAGGCGAGCGGCCTGGCCATCGTCGACGTCGTGACCCGCGATCCGGACCTGGAGGATGTTTTCCTCAACCTGACGGCGGCGGCTTAG